The following coding sequences lie in one Lolium perenne isolate Kyuss_39 chromosome 2, Kyuss_2.0, whole genome shotgun sequence genomic window:
- the LOC139835630 gene encoding uncharacterized protein, with protein sequence MEDGRSGSQVLEALLKTDSSLLPGYSSIKVHEVIAISAWYIWWLRRKISHGEQIPPIHKCVISIRAIASNSERSSRPISEMKKVWMKPSANFVKLNVDAAFSLEDQVGASGAIIRDSHGGFLAANSIFIPHVTSAAMAEALAMRNGLLLANTRGFSAVEAESDSSEVIQYCSGNERFWNEATAIYADIVTQAGYIGNVEFKKCGRDMNKVAHEIARECFSTRLSCIWVDEPPSFLAQTLLDDVTIV encoded by the coding sequence ATGGAGGATGGCCGTTCAGGGTCCCAAGTTCTTGAAGCCCTCCTCAAGACAGATTCAAGTTTGCTCCCAGGTTATAGTTCTATTAAAGTACATGAGGTGATTGCAATTTCTGCATGGTACATCTGGTGGTTGCGAAGGAAAATTTCTCACGGAGAACAGATACCCCCCATCCATAAATGTGTTATTTCCATCCGAGCTATAGCTTCAAATTCAGAAAGGTCTAGTCGTCCAATTTCTGAGATGAAAAAGGTATGGATGAAACCAAGTGCAAATTTTGTAAAGTTAAATGTGGATGCAGCCTTCTCTTTGGAAGACCAAGTTGGGGCTTCAGGAGCAATCATACGGGATTCACACGGAGGTTTTCTTGCGGCAAACTCAATTTTTATACCGCATGTTACATCCGCAGCTATGGCAGAGGCGCTAGCTATGCGTAATGGGCTTTTGCTTGCTAATACTAGGGGGTTCAGCGCTGTTGAAGCAGAATCAGATTCAAGTGAAGTTATACAATACTGCTCAGGAAATGAAAGATTTTGGAATGAGGCAACGGCTATATACGCGGACATAGTCACACAGGCAGGGTATATTGGAAATGTCGAGTTCAAGAAGTGTGGGAGGGATATGAACAAAGTTGCACATGAAATTGCTAGGGAGTGTTTCTCTACTCGTTTATCTTGTATTTGGGTCGATGAGCCCCCTAGTTTTTTAGCTCAAaccctcctagatgatgtaacaaTTGTGTGA